The following coding sequences lie in one Hoplias malabaricus isolate fHopMal1 chromosome 14, fHopMal1.hap1, whole genome shotgun sequence genomic window:
- the tmem230b gene encoding transmembrane protein 230b → MPARNTVSSGLPNSKVRYSKLASDDDGYIDLQFKKSPPKVPYKAIALAAILFLIGTILIVIGALLLAGYFHVQDHRDRTIPVLIIGILVFLPGFYHLRIAYYASKGYRGYSYDDIPDFDD, encoded by the exons ATGCCGGCACGGAACACTGTGAGCAGTGGGCTGCCAAACAGCAAAGTGAGATATTCCAAGCTTGCAAGTGATGATGATGGCTACATTGACCTACAG TTTAAGAAGAGTCCACCCAAAGTCCCCTATAAAGCAATCGCCTTGGCAGCCATTCTCTTTCTGATTGGCACAATTTTGATTGTTATTGGAGCTCTTCTCCTAGCTGGATACTTTCATGTTCAAGAT CACCGTGACCGCACTATACCAGTCCTCATCATTGGAATCCTTGTCTTCCTCCCTGGGTTCTACCACTTGCGCATCGCCTACTATGCCTCAAAGGGCTACCGAGGCTACTCCTACGATGACATCCCAGACTTTGATGACTGA